From a region of the Gordonia sp. PP30 genome:
- the rho gene encoding transcription termination factor Rho yields the protein MLLPELRTVAAGLGIKGISGMRKGALIDAIRAQQSGGAANTAPAEKPAADKPVVAKTAEKAPAEKAPADSAPKSGPEQGEERGRGARRGENRDNRNGENRNGANKPDNGDKGAAKQGDKNTADKNNDARGEKSDGNKNDGNRNDGNRNDGNRNDGGNKGGQRNQGNQGQGGQNQGNQNQGNQGPSDDGEGGGRRRGRRLRERNRRNRDRGDGGGGAEPQLNEGDVVAPVAGILDVLDNYAFVRTSGYLPGPNDVYVSMNMVRRYGLRRGDAITGAVKVPRDGEQGGGGGNQRQKFNPLVRLDTVNGGDPELSRKRPDFTKLTPLYPNQRLRLETTPERLSTRVIDLIMPIGKGQRALIVSPPKAGKTTILQDIANAITTNNPECHLMVVLVDERPEEVTDMQRSVKGEVIASTFDRPPSDHTTVAELAIERAKRLVEQGKDVVVLLDSITRLGRAYNNASPASGRILSGGVDSTALYPPKRFLGAARNIENGGSLTIIASALVETGSTGDTVIFEEFKGTGNAELKLDRKISERRVFPAVDVNLSSTRKDELLLSPDEFAIVHKLRRLLAGLDSQQAIDLLVSQLKKTRNNVEFLMQVSKTAPGGIDND from the coding sequence ATGCTGCTCCCGGAACTCCGCACCGTGGCCGCCGGCCTGGGCATCAAGGGCATTTCGGGAATGCGCAAGGGCGCGCTGATCGACGCGATCCGCGCTCAGCAGTCCGGTGGGGCCGCGAACACCGCACCTGCCGAGAAGCCCGCCGCCGACAAGCCCGTCGTCGCGAAGACGGCCGAGAAGGCCCCGGCGGAGAAGGCCCCGGCCGATTCCGCGCCGAAGTCCGGCCCCGAGCAGGGCGAGGAGCGCGGCCGCGGCGCGCGGCGCGGCGAGAACCGCGACAACCGGAACGGTGAGAACCGGAACGGGGCCAACAAGCCGGACAACGGTGACAAGGGTGCGGCCAAGCAGGGCGACAAGAACACCGCCGACAAGAACAACGACGCGCGCGGCGAGAAGTCCGACGGCAACAAGAACGACGGCAACAGGAACGACGGAAACAGGAACGACGGAAACAGGAACGACGGCGGCAACAAGGGCGGCCAGCGGAACCAGGGCAACCAGGGGCAGGGCGGCCAGAACCAGGGCAACCAGAACCAGGGCAACCAGGGCCCGTCGGACGACGGTGAGGGCGGCGGCCGCCGCCGCGGCCGTCGGCTGCGGGAACGCAACCGCCGCAACCGCGATCGTGGCGACGGTGGCGGCGGGGCGGAGCCGCAGCTGAACGAGGGCGACGTCGTCGCACCGGTCGCCGGCATCCTCGACGTGCTCGACAACTACGCCTTCGTCCGGACCTCCGGCTACCTGCCCGGCCCGAACGACGTCTACGTCTCGATGAACATGGTCCGCCGCTACGGCCTGCGGCGCGGCGACGCGATCACCGGTGCCGTGAAGGTGCCGCGCGACGGCGAGCAGGGCGGCGGGGGCGGCAACCAGCGGCAGAAGTTCAACCCGCTGGTCCGCCTGGACACCGTCAACGGCGGCGATCCGGAGCTGTCGCGCAAGCGGCCCGACTTCACCAAGCTGACGCCGCTGTACCCGAATCAGCGCCTGCGGCTGGAGACCACGCCCGAGCGGCTGTCGACGCGCGTGATCGACCTGATCATGCCGATCGGCAAGGGCCAGCGCGCCCTGATCGTGTCGCCGCCGAAGGCCGGTAAGACCACCATCCTGCAGGACATCGCGAACGCGATCACCACCAACAACCCCGAGTGCCATCTCATGGTCGTGCTGGTGGACGAACGGCCCGAAGAGGTCACCGACATGCAGCGCAGCGTGAAGGGCGAGGTCATCGCCTCCACCTTCGACCGCCCGCCGTCGGACCACACCACCGTCGCCGAACTGGCGATCGAACGCGCCAAGCGTCTCGTGGAACAGGGCAAGGACGTCGTCGTGCTGCTCGACTCGATCACCCGCCTGGGCCGCGCCTACAACAACGCCTCCCCGGCGTCGGGCCGTATCCTGTCCGGTGGTGTCGACTCCACCGCGCTGTACCCGCCGAAGCGGTTCCTCGGCGCGGCGCGCAACATCGAGAACGGCGGTTCGCTCACCATCATCGCTTCCGCGCTGGTGGAGACCGGCTCGACCGGCGACACGGTGATCTTCGAAGAGTTCAAGGGCACCGGCAACGCCGAGCTCAAGCTCGACCGCAAGATCTCCGAGCGCCGCGTCTTCCCGGCCGTCGACGTCAACCTGTCGAGCACCCGCAAGGATGAGCTGCTGCTCTCGCCCGACGAGTTCGCGATCGTGCACAAGCTGCGCCGGCTCCTCGCCGGCCTGGACAGCCAGCAGGCGATCGACCTGCTGGTGAGCCAGCTGAAGAAGACGCGGAACAACGTCGAGTTCCTGATGCAGGTCTCCAAGACCGCCCCGGGCGGTATCGACAACGACTGA
- a CDS encoding protein kinase produces MSTLQSGEVFAGYTIERLLGAGGMGEVYVARHPRLPRRDALKILAPGLAADDQFRRRFEREADAVAGFSHPNIVKVYDRGEAEGRLWITLELIDGADLTAVTARGPVPFADTVRWLGEIASALDEAAGYGLVHRDVKPANTLVDRRGRALLTDFGIAHLVSEAAELTGTGMTVGTVTYASPEQLQGMAVDARADQYALACTAFVLLAGSAPYGGVNAGAILVQHVTSPIPSAVQRNPGLPPAVDAVFFRALAKNPADRFPTSVAFVDALAGALGGAIHAAPSPTVPSAPGAPHSATAAVPTAVVPPVVVPPAPAVPVPSAPVPGRRPRRSGRVIAGVAAAVVVVIALVVALVVTLGRGDDGGSARNGRLLVTPDMASLKSAPTDPKWVFTGAGPRSVQAVGGNERYVMMTSDGGSGGATVYVVDARSGKGVHQWTVPGSGVVLSSCHGLEPGDAVVCATDVVEGAYVIIDLATGKLHPLSVGRGGRVIVSGDTVVTIAKSGAITAYGADGAAKWSAQSSASAWRLPVEGSPVIALSDGRTFTVREIATGRTVFSEDAASGLDPERESSWGAFRTGFVINAGNRVELYNAAGTKTATVEGGWSPVGYDEGASATGLPVLTDEATKQTATFDPATGKPVATVTWPEPAGLITGAVGTKVVVTFPSAGTAASNGDGYPFGWFDAYDGKTGTFDAQFGTALGTDGERLLVSLDSDSFAAFGIDSSTPLWRQTLDDRYTLLAVGGKLYDRNRRLL; encoded by the coding sequence GTGAGCACATTGCAGTCCGGCGAGGTCTTCGCCGGGTACACGATCGAACGGCTACTCGGGGCGGGTGGCATGGGCGAGGTGTATGTCGCTCGGCATCCGCGTCTTCCGCGCAGGGACGCCCTGAAGATACTGGCTCCGGGGCTCGCCGCCGACGATCAGTTCCGGCGCCGCTTCGAGCGGGAGGCCGATGCGGTGGCCGGGTTCAGTCATCCGAACATCGTGAAGGTGTACGACCGTGGGGAGGCCGAGGGGCGGCTGTGGATCACGCTGGAGTTGATCGACGGCGCGGATCTGACCGCGGTGACGGCCCGTGGGCCGGTGCCGTTCGCCGATACGGTGCGGTGGCTGGGGGAGATCGCTTCGGCGCTGGATGAGGCGGCCGGGTACGGGCTGGTGCATCGGGACGTGAAGCCGGCGAACACTCTGGTCGATCGTCGTGGCCGGGCGTTGCTGACGGATTTCGGGATCGCGCATCTGGTGTCGGAGGCGGCGGAGTTGACCGGGACCGGGATGACGGTCGGGACCGTCACCTACGCCTCACCCGAGCAACTGCAGGGTATGGCCGTCGACGCCCGGGCCGACCAATACGCGCTCGCGTGCACCGCGTTCGTGTTGCTCGCCGGAAGCGCGCCGTACGGTGGTGTGAATGCCGGGGCCATCCTGGTTCAGCACGTGACCTCGCCGATTCCGAGTGCGGTGCAACGCAATCCCGGCCTGCCGCCGGCGGTGGACGCCGTGTTCTTCCGGGCCCTCGCCAAGAACCCCGCCGACCGATTCCCGACGAGCGTTGCCTTCGTCGACGCGCTCGCCGGAGCCCTCGGCGGCGCGATTCATGCCGCACCGTCGCCGACGGTCCCATCCGCTCCCGGGGCTCCGCACTCGGCGACCGCCGCGGTGCCGACGGCTGTCGTACCGCCCGTCGTCGTGCCGCCCGCCCCGGCTGTCCCGGTGCCGTCCGCGCCCGTACCAGGGAGACGCCCGCGGCGATCGGGCCGGGTGATCGCGGGAGTCGCCGCCGCGGTCGTCGTGGTGATCGCGCTGGTCGTCGCACTGGTGGTGACGCTGGGGCGCGGCGACGACGGAGGTTCGGCGCGTAACGGCCGCCTCCTGGTGACCCCGGACATGGCTTCGCTGAAGAGCGCACCCACGGACCCGAAATGGGTGTTCACCGGGGCGGGTCCCCGGTCGGTGCAGGCGGTCGGCGGCAACGAACGATACGTGATGATGACTAGCGACGGTGGCTCCGGTGGCGCGACCGTCTACGTGGTGGACGCGCGATCGGGCAAGGGCGTCCACCAGTGGACGGTTCCCGGCTCGGGTGTCGTGCTGAGTTCCTGCCACGGTCTCGAGCCCGGCGACGCGGTGGTGTGCGCCACGGATGTCGTGGAGGGCGCGTACGTGATCATTGACCTGGCCACCGGCAAGCTCCACCCGTTGTCCGTGGGGCGCGGCGGCCGCGTGATCGTGTCCGGCGACACGGTCGTGACCATTGCCAAGAGCGGCGCGATCACCGCGTACGGCGCCGACGGAGCTGCGAAGTGGTCCGCGCAGAGTTCGGCTTCCGCGTGGCGACTCCCGGTCGAGGGATCACCGGTCATCGCGCTGTCCGATGGCCGGACGTTCACCGTCAGGGAGATCGCGACGGGACGGACGGTGTTCTCCGAGGACGCGGCGTCCGGGCTCGATCCGGAGCGGGAGTCCAGCTGGGGAGCCTTCCGCACGGGATTCGTCATCAACGCCGGCAATCGGGTCGAGTTGTACAACGCGGCAGGCACCAAGACTGCGACGGTCGAGGGAGGCTGGTCGCCGGTCGGCTATGACGAGGGTGCGAGCGCCACCGGGTTGCCGGTGCTCACTGACGAGGCGACCAAGCAGACGGCCACCTTCGACCCGGCGACCGGAAAGCCCGTCGCGACTGTGACGTGGCCCGAACCCGCGGGTCTGATCACCGGTGCGGTCGGCACCAAGGTCGTGGTGACGTTTCCGTCGGCCGGGACCGCCGCGTCGAACGGTGACGGTTACCCCTTCGGCTGGTTCGACGCGTACGACGGGAAGACCGGGACCTTCGACGCGCAGTTCGGGACTGCTCTCGGTACCGACGGTGAGCGCCTGCTGGTCTCGCTCGATTCGGACAGCTTCGCCGCGTTCGGGATCGACTCGTCCACCCCGCTGTGGCGCCAGACGCTCGACGATCGGTACACGCTGCTCGCCGTCGGCGGGAAGCTGTACGACCGCAACCGTCGCCTGCTCTGA
- a CDS encoding FAD-binding protein: protein MTTESERPAGRAKKVRWSRRNPYEARVIENTLLTAPESEKEVRHLVLDVADAGLEYEPGDAVSVLPTNDPSLVTAIIARLGVPPETEITDRKGSQTLSNALTHGFEITSVSMYLLDHLAKALGNTAAAALLDGDRADLDAWARGRDVLDLLNLEPDWTPTPEALLAELRPLAARTYSISSSPNVHAGTIHLTPATVRHFATDDWGDGRDRGGAASTYLADRVTPGDTVGIYLTPNKSFRLPEPDTDIIMIGPGTGIAPFRGFLHERATAGGAGRNWLFHGARRRDQDFLYREEIHELHAEGVLDRLDVAFSREQEEKVYVQHLMDGHGEDLYHWLRDGAVLYVCGDADAMAASVDDALVSIIATNEGLDDTAARARLEELRTAGRYRRDVY, encoded by the coding sequence ATGACGACCGAATCCGAGCGGCCCGCGGGCCGGGCCAAGAAGGTCCGCTGGTCTCGCCGCAATCCCTACGAGGCGCGGGTCATCGAGAACACCCTCCTCACCGCCCCGGAGAGCGAGAAGGAGGTTCGTCACCTGGTGCTCGACGTCGCCGACGCGGGTCTGGAATACGAGCCCGGCGACGCCGTCTCGGTGCTCCCCACCAACGACCCGTCGCTGGTCACGGCGATCATCGCGCGGCTCGGCGTGCCGCCGGAGACGGAGATCACCGACCGGAAGGGCTCGCAGACGCTGTCGAACGCGCTCACCCACGGGTTCGAGATCACCTCGGTGTCGATGTATCTGCTCGACCACCTGGCGAAGGCCCTCGGCAACACGGCGGCGGCCGCCCTGCTCGACGGTGACCGGGCCGACCTCGACGCCTGGGCGCGCGGCCGGGACGTGCTCGATCTGCTGAACCTGGAACCCGACTGGACGCCGACCCCGGAGGCGCTGCTCGCCGAGCTCCGGCCGCTCGCCGCGCGCACCTACTCGATCTCGTCGTCGCCGAACGTGCACGCCGGGACCATTCACCTGACCCCGGCGACCGTCCGGCACTTCGCCACCGACGACTGGGGCGACGGGCGCGACCGCGGCGGCGCGGCGTCGACGTACCTCGCCGACCGGGTGACGCCGGGCGACACCGTCGGCATCTACCTGACCCCGAACAAGAGTTTCCGCCTGCCCGAACCGGACACCGACATCATCATGATCGGCCCCGGTACCGGAATCGCCCCCTTCCGCGGCTTCCTGCACGAGCGCGCCACCGCCGGCGGCGCGGGCCGCAACTGGCTGTTCCACGGCGCCCGCCGCCGCGACCAGGACTTCCTGTACCGCGAGGAGATCCACGAACTGCACGCCGAGGGCGTCCTGGACCGCCTGGACGTGGCCTTCTCCCGCGAACAGGAGGAGAAGGTCTACGTCCAGCACCTGATGGACGGCCACGGCGAGGACCTCTACCACTGGCTGCGCGACGGCGCGGTCCTCTACGTCTGCGGCGACGCCGACGCCATGGCCGCCAGCGTCGACGACGCCCTGGTCTCGATCATCGCGACCAACGAGGGCCTCGACGACACCGCCGCCCGCGCCCGCCTGGAGGAACTGCGCACCGCCGGCCGCTACCGCCGCGACGTCTACTGA
- a CDS encoding heme transporter, producing the protein MNGQQPEDRSRPDDCPCRRCPRARGRGTDLEQVLDAPGSASTLLDGPVDIVLSALPLLDEVVGVTAAGPVLTSATGAHAAPIGAGGPLLAPARTIALRVRPAALGPMVITEPVDRTPPTLRFFDRDGTIAHAVYLTRGSDRLVFESLSLVGPSVGGGGLAGVHLGEGPSTPGDSGDQLAMLDDVLTDRGCRRGAALASGTQAGAMRVASSQVVAALTHAARLSMPITTCAVAPGILAIHHDRLDGVREHAGVMVMASGGTSTMIDFNDIEHCWLTRADGSRGRTSAVELYDRHGRCCFLASVTGPITESTWAGWEQLIDDLRDHS; encoded by the coding sequence ATGAATGGACAGCAGCCGGAGGATCGGTCACGCCCGGACGACTGCCCGTGCCGGAGGTGTCCACGCGCGCGGGGCCGCGGCACCGACCTGGAGCAGGTGCTCGACGCGCCGGGATCGGCGAGCACTCTCCTCGACGGTCCGGTCGACATCGTCCTGAGTGCGCTGCCCCTGCTGGATGAGGTGGTCGGTGTGACGGCCGCCGGCCCGGTGCTGACCAGCGCCACCGGCGCGCATGCCGCACCCATCGGCGCGGGCGGTCCCCTCCTCGCACCGGCCAGGACGATCGCCCTGCGCGTGCGGCCCGCCGCGCTGGGGCCGATGGTGATCACCGAACCGGTCGACCGCACTCCCCCGACGCTGCGCTTCTTCGACCGGGACGGCACCATCGCGCACGCCGTCTATCTGACGCGCGGCTCCGACCGGCTCGTCTTCGAGTCGCTGTCCCTGGTGGGGCCGTCGGTCGGCGGGGGCGGACTGGCCGGAGTCCACCTCGGCGAAGGACCGAGCACACCGGGTGACTCCGGCGACCAGCTCGCGATGCTCGACGATGTGCTCACCGACCGCGGATGCCGGCGCGGTGCAGCGTTGGCGAGCGGAACCCAGGCCGGCGCGATGCGCGTCGCGTCGTCGCAGGTCGTCGCCGCGCTCACGCACGCCGCCCGGCTGTCCATGCCGATCACCACCTGCGCCGTCGCACCCGGAATCCTCGCGATCCATCACGACCGCCTCGACGGGGTCCGCGAACACGCGGGCGTCATGGTCATGGCGTCCGGCGGCACCAGCACCATGATCGACTTCAATGACATCGAGCACTGCTGGCTCACCCGCGCCGACGGCTCGCGCGGACGCACGAGCGCCGTCGAACTGTACGACCGCCACGGCCGGTGCTGTTTCCTCGCCTCGGTGACCGGCCCGATCACCGAGTCGACGTGGGCCGGATGGGAGCAGCTGATCGATGATCTGCGCGACCACTCGTGA
- a CDS encoding sulfite reductase subunit alpha codes for MELPYIPSDIPFTGEQKAWFAGFMSGLHTRMAMPTGVADAALAGTATSTLAPAGGPGPLLIAYGTQTGNAEMIAEQAGEAAASLGFRVRVADMGDLTAADIAASGKLLAVVSTYGEGDMPDAAEDLWGALAEAGAPRLEGLRYAVCGLGDSIYDGFCQAAKNLDGRLAELGAQRLVDRVECDVDFQRPADAWLPGALQALADAPATALSTTAPSPSPSSKDPGEVAWGRKRPYPATILANSILSGPTSGKEVRHVVISLGDSGIEYQAGDGLSVVPVNDETLVAALLSRIGATGDEVITDRKTQRTLRDALTHHYEISTPSKYLVDYVASRTGDDELTHLSVTGDTDALDAWLWGRDVLDVLNVDPSLTLTPEELIGELRPLAPRVYSISSSPAAHPGTVHLTMATVRYTSENRERGGICSTFLADRRATGEQVHVYITPNKAFRLPEDDAAPVIMVGPGTGIAPFRSFLHERAARGAVGENWLFFGDQHRDADFLYEAELEQFRADGGLTRLDLAFSRDQAHKVYVQDRMRERGEELYRWLERGAYLYVCGDASRMAHDVDVALTEIVARHGGIDAEKAGLYVGELKKDKRYCRDVY; via the coding sequence ATGGAACTCCCCTACATTCCGTCCGACATCCCGTTCACCGGTGAGCAGAAGGCCTGGTTCGCCGGGTTCATGTCCGGTCTGCACACGCGCATGGCGATGCCGACCGGTGTGGCCGACGCGGCCCTCGCGGGAACGGCGACCAGCACGCTCGCGCCGGCCGGTGGTCCGGGCCCGCTGCTGATCGCCTACGGCACCCAGACCGGCAACGCCGAGATGATCGCCGAGCAGGCCGGCGAGGCGGCCGCGAGCCTCGGCTTCCGGGTGCGCGTCGCCGACATGGGCGACCTGACCGCGGCGGACATCGCCGCGTCCGGCAAACTGCTGGCGGTCGTGTCCACGTACGGCGAGGGCGACATGCCCGACGCCGCCGAGGATCTCTGGGGCGCGCTCGCCGAGGCCGGCGCACCGCGCCTGGAGGGTCTGCGCTACGCCGTGTGCGGGCTCGGCGACTCGATCTACGACGGTTTCTGTCAGGCCGCGAAGAACCTCGACGGCCGGCTCGCCGAACTCGGGGCCCAGCGTCTCGTCGACCGGGTCGAGTGCGACGTCGACTTCCAGCGCCCGGCCGACGCGTGGCTCCCCGGTGCGCTGCAAGCGCTCGCCGACGCTCCGGCGACCGCGCTCAGCACGACGGCGCCGTCTCCGTCGCCGTCGTCGAAGGACCCGGGAGAGGTCGCGTGGGGCCGCAAGAGGCCGTACCCCGCGACGATTCTCGCGAACTCGATCCTCTCGGGCCCCACCTCCGGCAAGGAGGTGCGGCACGTGGTGATCTCGTTGGGCGACAGCGGGATCGAGTACCAGGCGGGCGACGGACTCAGCGTGGTGCCGGTGAACGACGAGACGCTGGTCGCCGCGCTGCTGTCCCGGATCGGCGCGACCGGCGACGAGGTGATCACCGACCGCAAGACGCAGCGGACCCTGCGCGATGCGCTCACCCACCACTACGAGATCTCCACCCCGTCGAAGTATCTCGTCGACTACGTCGCCTCGCGCACCGGCGACGACGAACTGACGCACCTGTCGGTCACCGGCGACACCGACGCACTCGACGCCTGGCTGTGGGGCCGGGACGTGCTCGACGTCCTCAACGTGGATCCGTCGCTCACGCTGACGCCGGAGGAACTGATCGGCGAGCTGCGCCCGTTGGCGCCGCGCGTGTACTCGATCTCGTCGTCGCCGGCCGCCCACCCCGGCACCGTGCACCTCACCATGGCGACCGTCCGCTACACCTCGGAGAATCGGGAGCGAGGCGGCATCTGTTCGACCTTCCTGGCCGACCGCCGCGCGACCGGCGAGCAGGTGCACGTCTACATCACCCCGAACAAGGCGTTCCGGCTGCCCGAGGACGACGCCGCCCCGGTCATCATGGTCGGGCCCGGCACCGGTATCGCCCCCTTCCGGAGCTTCCTGCACGAGCGGGCGGCTCGCGGCGCCGTCGGCGAGAACTGGCTGTTCTTCGGCGATCAGCACCGCGACGCGGACTTCCTGTACGAGGCCGAGCTCGAGCAGTTCCGCGCCGACGGCGGGCTCACCCGCTTGGATCTGGCCTTCTCCCGCGACCAAGCGCACAAGGTGTACGTCCAGGACCGCATGCGCGAGCGGGGCGAGGAACTCTACCGATGGCTCGAGCGCGGCGCCTACCTCTACGTGTGCGGTGATGCGAGCCGGATGGCGCACGACGTCGACGTCGCGCTGACCGAGATCGTCGCCCGGCACGGCGGCATCGATGCCGAGAAGGCCGGCCTGTACGTCGGTGAGTTGAAGAAGGACAAGCGGTACTGCAGGGACGTGTACTGA